In Solanum stenotomum isolate F172 chromosome 6, ASM1918654v1, whole genome shotgun sequence, one DNA window encodes the following:
- the LOC125866639 gene encoding uncharacterized protein LOC125866639, producing the protein MGESKSSFHPALAVSNIKNNIPITLEMENVQYSTWAELFKVHAKSNKVLHHIIPSAKGKEQPPPSTDAETELWATLDATVLSWIYSTISRDLLNTIIEPDSTAMEAWDRLRDIFQDNEHSRAVALEQEFSTTSMEDFPNVSSYCQRLKSLADQLKNVGAPVSDSRMVLQLVGGLTRPYRGVGTLIRQSNPLPPFYKARSMLTLEEAGLAKEAATESAMVASSDGGPNHGDKQGHNKGKNNSGRRNNNGGRKNSGTGGGKNSAGNKGGGRDQQSGGHGGPQHQSQWQQQQPAGSAPWGWYNHGWPIPPCPYPTQGWARPPAPQQPRQAGLLGPRPQQAYFQQAGASNPQQGQFGSYTPTDIEAAMHTMSLQMPDPSWYMDTGATSHMTSSTGISDGEANHEM; encoded by the exons ATGGGGGAGTCTAAATCGTCCTTCCATCCGGCTCTTGCTGTTTCTAATATCAAGAACAATATTCCCATCACTCTTGAGATGGAAAATGTTCAATATTCTACGTGGGCGGAATTATTCAAGGTTCACGCAAAATCAAACAAGGTTCTTCACCATATCATTCCTTCGGCCAAGGGCAAGGAGCAACCTCCTCCATCTACGGATGCGGAAACGGAATTGTGGGCAACCTTGGATGCCACGGTTCTTTCGTGGATTTATTCTACTATTTCTCGTGATTTGTTGAACACCATTATTGAGCCCGACTCTACGGCTATGGAAGCTTGGGATAGGTTGCGTGACATATTCCAAGATAATGAACATTCTCGTGCCGTGGCTTTGGAACAAGAATTCTCCACCACTTCTATGGAGGATTTCCCAAATGTTTCATCTTATTGTCAACGTCTCAAATCCCTTGCGGATCAATTGAAGAATGTTGGGGCTCCGGTGTCCGATAGTAGAATGGTTTTACAATTGGTTGGAGGTCTTACTCGGCCGTACCGAGGTGTGGGTACGTTGATTCGCCAAAGTAATCCTCTGCCTCCTTTTTACAAGGCTCGATCCATGCTCACTTTAGAAGAAGCTGGGTTAGCAAAAGAAGCAGCCACTGAGTCTGCTATGGTGGCCTCGAGTGATGGTGGTCCAAACCATGGAGATAAACAGGGTCACAACAAAGGCAAGAATAATTCTGGCCGGCGCAACAACAACGGTGGCCGGAAAAATTCGGGTACAGGTGGTGGCAAGAACTCCGCCGGCAACAAGGGTGGTGGCCGGGACCAGCAGTCCGGCGGCCACGGTGGACCGCAGCACCAGTCACAGTGGCAGCAACAGCAGCCTGCGGGATCAGCTCCATGGGGCTGGTACAATCACGGCTGGCCCATCCCTCCTTGCCCCTACCCAACGCAAGGATGGGCCAGGCCTCCTGCTCCACAGCAGCCTCGTCAGGCCGGTTTACTTGGGCCCAGACCTCAGCAGGCCTATTTCCAGCAAGCAGGGGCGTCCAATCCACAGCAGGGGCAGTTCGGTTCTTACACACCTACGGATATCGAGGCAGCTATGCACACGATGTCGCTTCAAATGCCCGACCCATCGTGGTACATGGATACCGGTGCTACCTCTCATATGACGTCTTCTACTG GAATTTCGGACGGGGAGGCCAATCATGAGATGTGA